From Arachis hypogaea cultivar Tifrunner chromosome 3, arahy.Tifrunner.gnm2.J5K5, whole genome shotgun sequence:
gccattacggctcaccttcaggtgtcctcctcgggatagggtcatttaaagaacgaaggtcggcacgacgtaaaaaaaaaaagaaaaataaaacggaaaaaaaaaagaacaaaaccggaggagcctgccggagatgaggccattacggctcgccttcaggtgtcctcctcgggatagggtcatttaaagaacgagagtaagCACGacgtataaaaaataaaataaaaagggggaaaaatgaaaaaaacaaaatcggaggaggctgtcggagatgaggccattacggctcgccttcaggtgtcctcctcgggatagggtcatttagaGAACAAggggcagcacgacgtaaaaaaaaaaaaacaaccgggaaaaaaacgaaagaaacaaaatcggaggagcctgccggagatgaggccattacggctcgccttcaggtgtcctcctcgggatagggtcatttaaagaacgagggtcagcacgacgtaaaaataaaaaataaaaaaaataaccgggaaaaaaatcgaaaaaaaaatgggaggagcctgccggagatgaggccatcgccttcaggtgtcctcctcgggatagggttatttaaagaacgagggtcagcacgacgtaaaaaaaaaacaaaaaaaaacaaaacagggaaaaaaatcggaggagcctgccggagatgaggccgttacgactcgccttcaggtgtcctcctcgggatagggtcatttaaagaacgagggtcagcacgacgtaaaaaaaaaataagaaagaaaaaaaaaagaaaaaaaaaacaggaaaaaacgaaaaaaaaaatcggaggagcctgccggagatgaggccattacggctcgccttcaggtgtcctcctcgggataaggtcatttaaagaacgagggtcagcacgacgtaaaaaaaaaaaaggaaaaaaaaacgaaaaaaacaaaatcggaggaacctgccggagatgaggccattacggcttgccttcaggtgtcctcctcgggataaggtcatttaaagaacgagggtcagcacgacgtaaaaaaaaaagaaaaaaaacgaaaaaaacaaaatcgaaggaacctgccggagatgaggccattacggctcgccttcaggtgtcctcctcggaatagggtcatttaaagaacgagggtcagcacgacgtaaaaaaaaaaaacgaaaaaaaacgaaaaaaaaaatatcagagGAGCCTACCGGAGAtaaggccattacagctcgccttcaggtgtcctcctcgggatagggtcatttaaagaacgagggtcatcacgacgttataaaaaaaaaaaaaaaaaagatcgaaaaaaaaatcggaggagcctgccgaagatgaggccattacggctcgccttcaggtgtcctcctcggaatagggtcatttaaagaacgagggtcagcacaacgtaaataaaaaataaagaaaaataacgaaaaaaaacaaaatcgaaggagcctgccggagatgaggccattttCTTCCATAGTTCCATCCTCTCCCTCATCAATCACAATCAATTATCACGTTCATCCCCATCAATAtttcttgcaattcttgttttcCCTGAAATTCAGTTGTTGGTGGAACATCATATTTGGGACTTGAAGCGAATGAATTAAATAAGTTCACGTCTTTATAGTTGACTTTATTTCTTAATGAGAGGTAGTTGAATCTGAAAGAGGTTAGGTTCAGCCTCAGTTTCATCAAGTGGATTTCATGATCGATCTATTGCAAATTATCTTGTATTCATTCATCTTAATAAGTCATAAATACCATACTAGGTTCGGTTATACTTGTATAAGCTTTCTGTGATTGGACTTTCTTTTTATCTAAATGACGTGTTACTAGTTAAAGTTGGACTTGGACTGGTTGGTTTATCCTCTCTTGATTTGTTGTTACATTTATTAGTCATCTTATTATTATGTGCTTAACGCTCCAATCAATGAgtttgaattccaattttacatcttTGATATTGACATGTTGCAGGAATGGGTTATCAGTCTTTTGGAAGCCCTCAGAGACCAAAAGGGGCTACCATGAAGTTTACATTGAAGGTGATACTAGTTTTGGTTGTGTGTGCCTGGTTGGTATATCAAATCATGCATTCCATGAATAAGACAGGGAACTACGGCGGTCAAACACAGCATGTTTTAGGATATGGAGCTGTATTGTTCGGGCGCAAAGGGCTGGACGAAAGAGCTCTTCCCGGTCTGCGAAATGTAAATTCTGTAGAAGATAAAGGGTCAAGTAATGGCAGAGATGATGATAATACTGAACAAGAATCTGTCAATTGGACAAATGGAGGAAATGAAGTGGAACATGAATTAGAAAGTCAACATACGGAACCATCATCCAGGAATGGACACAATGGTTCTTCTCTTGAAGAATCTGGAAAGATTTTCATAGAAAGGAAGTTGGACCATAAAGACCATGTCATTGACAAGTACCAAAATATACTGATAGAAGGTGTTGCTACAAGTAATAAGaagggaggaggagaagaagaactcAAGGAAACTCCAAATGCTGATTCAGATTTCTTGGCAAAGGAAAATGACAAAGACACCAGGACGCAGGAAAGCGTGGTTGAGGGGGCTATGGATGATGTCTTAAGCTTCCATGATGAAAACGGTGTCCCTCCTGATGGTAATGAAACTAAAACAGTAGCTCATGAAGATAACATGtcaaaagttagcaagggaatcAGGCTAGGAAAAATTAATGCCAATAAAGTTACATTTGGAGAAGATAAGGGGGTTGAAGTGAGTCTGGAAGGACAAGAGAATAATGCTGCAGCAGTTGAAGAATTTAACTCTCAAGCCTTTACTCATGGTGATATTTCAGGCATCAAGGACCGACcagaaatagaaagaggagatGGTAAAGTTTTATGACATTATGGATCTGTTCCATACCATTGTAAATTGGAGTGCAGGAAAGGCATGTTCTCATTTGTTTGATAATACAGAGAACCGTAGAGGAGATCAATTGCTAGGTAATATTAGCTTTTGGCAATGTAATGTTAcagatattttgtaacaacaaagCATTCATGGTCTTGTAATTTGCAAGTTGTAATGGAACCCTTTTACATGCTATGATCAATCTAGTTGTTATATAAtctcctctttttttcttttttcttttttttttaaactttatttaagtAATCGTGTTGCACATTATAAACTCTTTTGTCCCCTTACCAAGCTACTCAGCCTACTCCCCCCCCTCCCCCTGCGAAAACCattacattctttttttttttttttccactgTAAACGGTTCCACTAGAAAACCAACTAGAAGGTAGCCAACTAGAGCTAACTAGTTGAAAAACAGGAGGTCTAACTTGCCAGTTCATAGACGTTAGCCACTGGAAATCCATTTTTTACCCCGAAATATTGATGACACTATAAAACAAAATAtggtaatttaaattttgaaaaaaaaaatgaaacttaAGTATGATATAGCAGATCTATTGCTTCCATTAAGTTATTGGATGGTAGAGTATTTATAGAGACAGTAGGTACATGTTTAATTTATGAGCAGTTAGATTTTGGTTGGCAAGTTGTAATTCTTTTTGAGGAACTTGGAAGCTGTGTCATGGTGTCGATAACACAAAACTCGCAATAGCGTGCTTGGTTCAGTAGGACTCCATTGACCAGTTGTTGCAGGCAATGGTTGGAGCTGAGACTTGCCCAAAGGTCCACACATTTCCATACTGAAACCAAGTTGCTGAATCAAGTGCTCAGTATCCATGCTAAGCAGTGGAAGCACATCTTTGACGGTAGTGGAAAGTTGTTCTATCACCTCAGTAGGTAAACCATTCCCATTGGACCAGAACATATCAGTTAGACACTTGAAGTCTTCCTCTATCATAGCAGAATCTTCAAGGGAGAAACTACGTGATGGACCACCGGCTAACAAAACCAACAAGAACCCTTCAAAAGCAGCCTCCATTACCTTGGTAGTCACAAGCCTTTTGGCTCTGTCTTGCACTGTTGATGATACAGTCTCCAAGTACTGCTCAAGTTCCTCAAGAAAAGGTTCAATCCTTGTTGCTGAAACTTCACCAACGTAAAGGCCGTTCCAAAGAACATGACACAGATCATGGAAAATGATTTTGTATGCTATGGTCTCGGAGAGCTGGTTGACACCTTCAATAGAAGCAGCCGTAGAAAGCTTGAAATTGAATACCGCCTTAGCATCATCCTCTTCAATGAAAGCGAAACTCCGTAAACGAGTCATTGTCCTCCTCTGCAAAACCTTCAATTCCATTGACATGCGTTGCAGGGTATTGATGCGAACAAAAAGCTGGGGTAGCTCCAATGAGCTTTCGTGCTTTTTAGTATCAACCTGTGAATTCCTACTCTGTTTCAATTGtggcttttcttttctcttgaataTAACATGAAATTTTGACCCTCTAGAACACCGAGTCAAAGGTGGCAAAGTTGGAATGAAAGTATTGCGGTTCCCTGCAGATCATATCATCATTATTTCATATCAAAGAAAAATCTGGTCATCATGCGGTTTGAATAACTATAATTTGGTGAATGAATTGATgctttgcatcaaatatataccACATCCAGATTTGGCCTTGAAAATGTATTGTTGCAGAGAGTTGTCAAGACCAGTGATTAATTCTGGAAGCAATACTGCATGCGTTGGTATAGGCAGCAGAAAGAACTCTTCCAGAGTGTCATCTATCATTCGTAGGACTTCAACAGCGGAAAGAGCAatgctttctttctttgcacGAGGCTTCCATTCCTGCAAGAAtataaaagttaatataaaaagaaagaataatGATTTGACTTTAATTAGATTATATTTGTAACAAGATGGCATGCCTCTTGTTGCAGATTTGTGTTAATCAATTCCTGCAATCTATCCACTTTGGTATTTATCCATGACTTGACCAGCATGGAAATTATAGCTTCAGCCCCATAAGGGTGCATCTCCCTTATAATGGATATCCCTCCATCTTCACTGTCAATTGAATCTTCAACAGCTATCTGTACCAAATGTTTCTCCAATTTGTCAGCAGCCAACAACACTTCTACAGCATCAGGTGTCAACTCTGTTATACTCCTCACATATTGCTTCAACTCATTCCCATAACACAAATGAAGGGTAGCCACAGCAACACCAGCTGCAAGTGGATGCCACCTCTTTAGTATTGGACTAAACATTGCCTTCTCATAAGAAGCTAGTTCACTGACATCTTGTGCAAGGATAGAAAGACCATGAAGGGCTTTATTCTGTTTTTCGGATATATACTTGCTGGGGTCTAGTTTCTCCAATTtctgcataaaaacacacaagtCAGAAACGGAATTTCACTATTTCATGCTTTTAAAGAAGGTTGAATGGTGGAACTTGCCTGAGAGAAAACAGCAAACAGTGATGATCTGATGTAATTTTCAACTCTGGTGCAAGAAACTTCTGCTTCTTTACTAATCCTATTTTGCTTATTGAGAGAAGTATCTTCCATCAATATATTTGCTGATGATACAGCTAGAGAAACGACACTTTGCATTGTCCCAATATTACCAATGTAAAAAGTATCATGGTAAGCAAGGAGCCTTTTTTCTGACCAACTTAACATCAAACCCAGTGTGGACCTCAAGGTGTTTGAGAGAAAAGGATCCTCCATGGACTTAAGATCTTTCTCAGCTTCTGCCAATAGATTACTCGAGGCAAACAACAAATCATTATCCACTTGCTGGCCAGTGGAAACATACTTATGAAACAAAACCCAGGAAAAACAGATATTATGCAGCATCTGGTTCATTCCAAGCACAACCCATGTCTTCTTAATGAGCTCTATGACTTCATCAACTTCTTCTATCACACAGGTTTCTTCTTTGTTATCAAAACATGCTTCTATTAGAGTTTGGTAGATCTTAAGGTTTATAGGAAAGCCATCAGCCCAGTGGAATGTCTCGGGAACAGAACAATCAGATGACCTGGAAGCAAGAGACATAACCACACTCCGGAGAGCTTGCACTAATTCATTGTTGTTTCCAAGATCCATTGGCTTCTCAATACTTGCACTGATCATACGCTTAAGGTGCACCATATCATCAGTGTGTGTCTCAACCAACGGCAAGTGAGGGTGCAAGAGGATTCCTGCTTCAAGAACCTTCAAATTTCTCCTTAGCCAAGCCTCATATTCTTGTTGACTAGGAAAATCTGAACGCCTAACATGTTGGATTAGCTCAAGCGGCATAACCATAGACACCATGCGTCCTCCAAGCTATTTCACGAAACAAAGTCCCAGTAAAAAATGTTTGGATGAGAAATTTTAGATCATTCTGGTGCATGTAATGCGTGCTTTTCAAGTATTTACAACAATTTATTCTTGGTTTTTTATACGAGTGACTGTAAATATTCCAAAAGCACACATTAAATGTACTACAAGATCAAGCAAAGCAATGAGTATGTTGTGATGCATAAACTGTGACAGTGGTACTACCTGGCCTGCAGCACCAACTCTGAGTAAGGCTCGCCTGATTATGGTGTCAGTGAGCTCTGAAACTCTCATCTGCACTCTCATTAACTCTCCCCTTGCCCCTGACCGCGTACTCCTTGACGACATTGTTTTCAGACCCACCGTCTTCTTCCATGTCGGAGACCTCTGCACCACCGCATTCCTATCCCCTGCGTTTGGCCCTGAGCTCCGGCATGCTGCCAGCAGAATCTCGTAGGCAGTTTCCCGAAGCTCGGATTCCGATAAGTTGGGAACAACGTTAGTGAAAGGGGAAGGAAGGTTTTCTTCCATTGTGTTTGGTTTGTGTTAGTCCAAAGTAGCGGTGTGAAGGTGGTTATTATTATTGAGATTGATTGATTCCTTTTGCTTACAGCTTCCAACATAACATAGAAAGGCGTGGGGGCAAGAACAACAACTACTTTCTATTTTGGTGAGGTAATGAGGCTGAGTTAAGTGACATCACAGAGTTAGTGTCAAGACTCGGTTTTGATATCTTTGCTTCACTTTCAAGGTGATACCACATTAGTAGTGTTGCTTCATTTCTATTGGTAGTAGAGGCATAGATACAACTCTTAGAAGGAAATTTTAGAGAGCTGTCTTTAAACTTCAACAAGCTCCACAAATAAATTTGTGGAGGTTTTTCCGTATTTTTACCATGAATTGGCATATCAATTGTCAAAGCTAGTATTTAGAATCGGAAAGACTGATTGTTTGCCGTTGCTCCAAATCTTAAGGAGTAAGTCGTCAAATTAGTCTCTCAAAAATTACTCGTTTTCTAAATTAgtcttgaaaaatttttttaatcaaattcgttttttaaagattttaaattaatcatgttagtccttccgtcacttTGTTTGTTGATGGTGTTAAAATTTGTTAATGTAAAATATTAAGTGACACTCCAATACACATCTAAGattcttaattgactattaacataataagttTACGAAATTAGATAAAATCAATCCTAAATTTAGAGATTCCAATGCCTCAAAGTTCTCCCCACAATTAGgtttttatttaatctaattttataaatttattatgttaatagtcaattaaaactCCTAGATATGTGTTGGAGTGTCACTTAATGTTTTACATTAGCAAATTTTGATATCATCAACAAACAAAGTGACGGAAGGattaacatgactaatttaaaatctttaaaggacaaatttgattaaaaaaatctttcagaGACCAATTTAGAGAACGAGTAAtttttcagggactaatttgaccatttactcaAATCTTAAATCTCATATGATGGAATCAACATTAAGACTGTATTTGAGAGGGAGACAAAAATTAGGAAATTGagattaaatttatgtattatatttggtgaaaaacgtataaaatttaattatatcttaatattttatttgatttaaaataaatatgaaaataaaataagaatatttattaaaatactcttagttattaaaaaaaatattaaaatttcagtctatatttttaaaaactcagttttttatgttcttattttttggtatattaaaaaaattaaaattttatatcttcgaactcaaaattttaattttattctttgaccactaaatataatactaaatctTAGTctcaaattcatattttaatctctgaaaaaaaaaaaactacatagATGAATCATGTTGGTGACCAAAACATTATCGTGGTATTGTAAGTTTGACTGGTTAAATTACTCCAAAATGTTCGTGTATTACTAGGTTAGTAGGTTAGTAGTCTAGTACATAGTCATATTACAAACATTTAACTCCTGGGTTTTTTTTCTGTCacgaattaaaagaaaaaaaaatattatttttaaataaaaattattctaattttatattctaaaattttttttacatcgggaataagtttgttattttctttgacAAATCTTGTCATTTTCACAAGATTCCTGCTTTCTTTGAGAAATTTCAAATTATCTTCTCAATAAAATTTTACCAAAATCGGTTGGAAATCAAAATCACTACTAGTAACTCATTATTTTCCTTTTACTTTGATATTTTACTTATTCTATATAATGTCTAGAAGTCTATTGTTTTTCATTCATTATGATGATGAAATAGTATATGATGAAGAAGGATTTATCATATTTAGTTCTCCTCAACTAGTATTTACATATATGCCACCTAAAGTCAAAAGTCTAACAATGTTAAAGAATTTTATATTGCATACTATTAGTCAATAACGCACGAAAAGAGTGAAAAAATCTACTACAGATATCTGTTCGAAGTAGATAACACTTTATTTTACAAAAGGTATATAATAGATtatcattgttattattattttattgttttttttatttgttgacgATTTTGATAAGATTTTACTTTTGTGAATTAGGTATCGATTACGTGATGACGAGAACATACATCTTATTAGAGTCTAGCACAACTATTGGACAAATGTCAATCTGttggaattatttatttttctagttgaCTTGGGTGGAGGAACTTCTGTGGATATTATTGATGATAACCTTTTAAAAGGGGTGGTTAGAAGAAATATTAGAAGGACGATGATTGACCTAAATATGCCACCTAAAAGTAGTCAAGAGGGATCgaatattgaaaattttaatgaTGGTATGACGCAAGTTGATGT
This genomic window contains:
- the LOC112790200 gene encoding uncharacterized protein isoform X1, with translation MRGMGYQSFGSPQRPKGATMKFTLKVILVLVVCAWLVYQIMHSMNKTGNYGGQTQHVLGYGAVLFGRKGLDERALPGLRNVNSVEDKGSSNGRDDDNTEQESVNWTNGGNEVEHELESQHTEPSSRNGHNGSSLEESGKIFIERKLDHKDHVIDKYQNILIEGVATSNKKGGGEEELKETPNADSDFLAKENDKDTRTQESVVEGAMDDVLSFHDENGVPPDGNETKTVAHEDNMSKVSKGIRLGKINANKVTFGEDKGVEVSLEGQENNAAAVEEFNSQAFTHGDISGIKDRPEIERGDGKVL
- the LOC112790200 gene encoding uncharacterized protein isoform X2; amino-acid sequence: MGYQSFGSPQRPKGATMKFTLKVILVLVVCAWLVYQIMHSMNKTGNYGGQTQHVLGYGAVLFGRKGLDERALPGLRNVNSVEDKGSSNGRDDDNTEQESVNWTNGGNEVEHELESQHTEPSSRNGHNGSSLEESGKIFIERKLDHKDHVIDKYQNILIEGVATSNKKGGGEEELKETPNADSDFLAKENDKDTRTQESVVEGAMDDVLSFHDENGVPPDGNETKTVAHEDNMSKVSKGIRLGKINANKVTFGEDKGVEVSLEGQENNAAAVEEFNSQAFTHGDISGIKDRPEIERGDGKVL
- the LOC112776003 gene encoding protein unc-13 homolog translates to MEENLPSPFTNVVPNLSESELRETAYEILLAACRSSGPNAGDRNAVVQRSPTWKKTVGLKTMSSRSTRSGARGELMRVQMRVSELTDTIIRRALLRVGAAGQLGGRMVSMVMPLELIQHVRRSDFPSQQEYEAWLRRNLKVLEAGILLHPHLPLVETHTDDMVHLKRMISASIEKPMDLGNNNELVQALRSVVMSLASRSSDCSVPETFHWADGFPINLKIYQTLIEACFDNKEETCVIEEVDEVIELIKKTWVVLGMNQMLHNICFSWVLFHKYVSTGQQVDNDLLFASSNLLAEAEKDLKSMEDPFLSNTLRSTLGLMLSWSEKRLLAYHDTFYIGNIGTMQSVVSLAVSSANILMEDTSLNKQNRISKEAEVSCTRVENYIRSSLFAVFSQKLEKLDPSKYISEKQNKALHGLSILAQDVSELASYEKAMFSPILKRWHPLAAGVAVATLHLCYGNELKQYVRSITELTPDAVEVLLAADKLEKHLVQIAVEDSIDSEDGGISIIREMHPYGAEAIISMLVKSWINTKVDRLQELINTNLQQEEWKPRAKKESIALSAVEVLRMIDDTLEEFFLLPIPTHAVLLPELITGLDNSLQQYIFKAKSGCGNRNTFIPTLPPLTRCSRGSKFHVIFKRKEKPQLKQSRNSQVDTKKHESSLELPQLFVRINTLQRMSMELKVLQRRTMTRLRSFAFIEEDDAKAVFNFKLSTAASIEGVNQLSETIAYKIIFHDLCHVLWNGLYVGEVSATRIEPFLEELEQYLETVSSTVQDRAKRLVTTKVMEAAFEGFLLVLLAGGPSRSFSLEDSAMIEEDFKCLTDMFWSNGNGLPTEVIEQLSTTVKDVLPLLSMDTEHLIQQLGFSMEMCGPLGKSQLQPLPATTGQWSPTEPSTLLRVLCYRHHDTASKFLKKNYNLPTKI